The proteins below are encoded in one region of Segatella copri:
- the xseA gene encoding exodeoxyribonuclease VII large subunit, with protein MERLRLSLFELNSMVRDVISMSLPDSYWVEAELSEAREGYGGHCYLELIEKDERSNTPIAKAHASCWRNRWMSIKPNFERITGQRIHAGMKVLLKVHAQFHENYGFSWIVDDIDPNYTMGDMARKRLEIINTLKAEGVFELQKELALPMFCQRIAVISSATAAGYGDFCNQLADNDYGLQFQTRLFPATMQGEGVEQSVIAALDSINAEWEQFDCVVIIRGGGATSDLSGFDTLALAENVANFPLPIITGIGHERDESVLDMISFQRVKTPTAAAAFLVNHLTEVYARVVNAQEAIVQNVKHRLQVEKMRLDRLSNTIPVQFSLVKTKQGAYLDRLMSRLSTNVQSKLSEAQRHFEILSQNIQPILERKMLNESHRLQLLSQRIQAQDPELLLKRGYSITLKDGKSIRSASQLKSGDIIETRLAEGSVKAKVE; from the coding sequence ATGGAACGACTTCGATTATCACTTTTTGAATTAAACTCCATGGTCCGTGACGTCATTTCGATGTCCTTGCCCGACAGCTATTGGGTGGAAGCGGAACTCTCCGAAGCTCGCGAGGGCTACGGCGGGCACTGCTATCTGGAACTCATCGAGAAGGATGAGCGGTCTAATACGCCCATTGCCAAGGCGCATGCCTCCTGCTGGCGAAACCGATGGATGTCCATCAAACCGAATTTTGAGCGCATCACCGGACAGCGCATTCATGCCGGAATGAAAGTGCTGCTCAAGGTACACGCGCAGTTTCATGAGAACTATGGCTTCTCCTGGATAGTAGATGATATTGACCCTAACTATACGATGGGCGATATGGCGCGCAAGCGGCTGGAAATCATCAATACGCTGAAAGCAGAGGGCGTCTTTGAACTGCAGAAGGAGTTGGCGCTCCCGATGTTCTGCCAGCGCATCGCCGTCATTTCCAGTGCAACGGCAGCAGGTTATGGTGATTTCTGCAACCAGCTTGCCGATAACGATTATGGTCTGCAGTTTCAAACCCGCCTCTTTCCGGCTACGATGCAGGGCGAGGGGGTAGAGCAGAGCGTGATTGCTGCTCTCGACAGTATCAATGCCGAATGGGAACAGTTTGACTGTGTAGTCATCATTCGAGGCGGTGGCGCTACGAGCGATCTCTCGGGTTTCGACACCCTGGCGCTTGCTGAGAATGTGGCGAACTTCCCGCTGCCTATCATCACGGGAATAGGACATGAAAGGGACGAGAGTGTGCTGGATATGATTTCTTTCCAGCGTGTAAAGACACCGACAGCCGCTGCCGCCTTCCTTGTCAATCATCTTACCGAGGTTTATGCCCGTGTGGTGAATGCGCAGGAGGCTATCGTGCAGAATGTGAAGCACCGTCTGCAGGTGGAGAAGATGAGGCTCGACAGATTGAGCAACACGATTCCTGTTCAGTTTTCGCTGGTGAAGACGAAGCAGGGAGCCTATCTCGACCGCTTGATGAGCCGTTTAAGCACAAATGTCCAGTCGAAACTATCGGAAGCCCAGCGCCATTTCGAGATTCTTTCTCAGAATATTCAGCCGATATTGGAAAGGAAGATGCTCAACGAGAGTCATCGTCTGCAGCTTCTTTCCCAGCGCATCCAGGCACAAGACCCCGAATTGTTGCTGAAACGTGGCTACAGCATCACGCTGAAAGATGGAAAAAGCATCCGCTCTGCCTCGCAACTGAAGTCTGGCGACATCATCGAAACGAGGTTGGCTGAGGGCAGCGTGAAGGCAAAAGTTGAATAA
- the xseB gene encoding exodeoxyribonuclease VII small subunit gives MEKEEMKYEQAVRELEEIVERMENDELDIDQLSEQLKRAKTLVKLCKDKLTKTDEEIKKLLSED, from the coding sequence ATGGAAAAAGAAGAAATGAAATACGAACAAGCCGTAAGAGAGCTTGAAGAAATCGTAGAAAGAATGGAGAATGATGAACTCGATATTGATCAGCTCTCCGAGCAGTTGAAACGTGCCAAAACCTTGGTGAAACTCTGTAAAGACAAACTCACCAAGACCGATGAGGAAATCAAGAAACTCCTCAGCGAGGATTGA
- a CDS encoding N-acetylmuramoyl-L-alanine amidase, with product MKNQRKIDLIVVHCSATRINQDFPVEALEACHKARGFHSIGYHYYITKDGVVYPCRPESEEGAHARHYNAHSIGICYEGGLDEKGKPADTRTPAQKASLEDLLYSLVLDYPDAEILGHRDLPWVRKSCPCFNVKEWLKEIDFHL from the coding sequence ATGAAGAATCAAAGAAAAATCGATTTGATCGTGGTACATTGCAGTGCCACACGTATTAACCAGGACTTCCCAGTAGAAGCCTTAGAAGCCTGCCACAAGGCCCGTGGTTTCCATTCCATCGGTTACCACTATTACATTACGAAGGATGGCGTGGTCTATCCCTGCCGTCCAGAAAGCGAGGAGGGCGCTCACGCCCGCCACTACAACGCCCATAGCATCGGTATCTGCTACGAGGGTGGTCTCGACGAGAAAGGCAAGCCTGCCGACACTCGCACTCCAGCCCAAAAAGCATCTCTGGAAGACCTCCTCTACAGTCTCGTCCTCGACTATCCCGATGCCGAGATCCTAGGTCATCGCGACCTCCCCTGGGTTCGAAAGAGCTGTCCTTGCTTCAATGTCAAGGAATGGCTGAAGGAAATCGACTTCCATCTCTAG
- a CDS encoding smalltalk protein translates to MKKETIQKVINFVITVLTAVLSSFCVQSCK, encoded by the coding sequence ATGAAAAAAGAAACAATCCAGAAAGTCATCAACTTCGTCATCACCGTCCTCACTGCCGTCCTCAGCTCCTTCTGTGTGCAGAGCTGCAAGTGA
- a CDS encoding DNA-binding protein encodes MLLYVLKLNQNAKMPEAYGKYYAYPVITQTVDIDGLAEHMASHNTPFSKGAIKGMITDMVSCIKELTLQGFAVKIDDLAIFSIGIRNKEGAASEKEFTIAKNIDGFRLRARGTGEFSAKTINLEATLKKASALLGDGTTPDTTPDPGKDTGKDTGKDTPGGDNTDQGGSGTTGEGGGDGLE; translated from the coding sequence ATGTTGCTTTACGTACTAAAACTAAATCAGAACGCCAAGATGCCAGAGGCATACGGCAAGTATTACGCCTATCCAGTCATCACTCAGACGGTAGACATCGACGGCCTGGCCGAACACATGGCTAGCCACAACACTCCTTTCTCTAAGGGAGCCATCAAGGGCATGATTACCGATATGGTATCGTGCATCAAGGAACTCACCTTGCAGGGTTTCGCTGTGAAGATTGACGACCTCGCCATCTTCTCCATCGGCATCCGCAACAAGGAGGGAGCCGCCTCAGAGAAGGAGTTCACCATCGCCAAGAACATCGACGGTTTCCGTCTCCGTGCTCGTGGCACCGGTGAGTTTAGCGCCAAGACCATCAACCTCGAAGCTACGCTGAAGAAGGCCTCTGCTCTGTTAGGTGATGGCACCACCCCGGATACCACCCCGGATCCTGGGAAGGATACCGGAAAGGATACCGGAAAGGATACCCCTGGTGGTGACAACACCGACCAGGGCGGTAGCGGAACCACTGGAGAAGGAGGAGGCGACGGCTTAGAGTAG
- a CDS encoding DUF4248 domain-containing protein — translation MDLRSYTKQELALLYFPDSDPDVARAHLMRWIVRCTQLYEQLQKSGYNKSCKEFNPLQVSYIFFHLGEP, via the coding sequence ATGGATTTACGAAGTTACACCAAGCAGGAGTTAGCCCTGCTCTATTTTCCGGATTCCGACCCGGACGTGGCAAGAGCCCATCTGATGAGATGGATAGTAAGATGCACCCAGCTCTACGAGCAGTTGCAGAAGAGTGGATACAACAAGAGCTGCAAGGAGTTCAATCCTCTGCAAGTATCCTATATTTTCTTCCATTTGGGAGAACCCTGA